TAATTCTCATATACAGATGTAAATATTCTTTTATAGATTACTCTTTTATATAGCTTGTGAGATCTATGCCTCAGGTGGCACCTTGGTGCTGCGCCACTTGGAGATGCTGAAAGAATCGTGACCATAACCTGGCGCTCTCTGTCAGAAAGGTTAAAAATACTGAACTCGTTTCCCTGATCCTCCGGTTGCCCCCTTAAGTCAGTGTCCCAAAGCAATCACCTAGTATGCCCTCAATAGCACTTGCTCTAAAGCCTTCAGAATTCTAGCGGCATGTACAGTAATTACCCCTTGAAAATATACAGTTCCAGAAAGGACTGCGTTCATTACCTGAATATTAACGCTTTCCATGCAGAGAGGACAGATAGCACTACCCTTTCATCGCTTTCATTTCATGGGCATGTTTTTATATGCGGACATAAACCATCCAATGGATAATGCGTCACAAAATGCTGGTCTTCCTTTGAACATATTCAGGGGATTGCTAAGACAGCAGTAAATGCCATAAGGAGGTGCTGAGCGATAAGAGTGGGTAATCAGAGCCTTTGTCATACTATTTTTTCTCCTTGGAATCATACGTGTTAACAAGCAGCTGTTACAGTTCAATGGAAACACCGGGGAACTTCTGTACTGTGATGAGTGAGAGGTTGAGCAGGCTGTACGCCATTCTTCATCTTGAGTGGATGTGATGTCCACTTTAAATGATACTCATATCTACCTTGATAGATCTGGGCATATTAATAGCTGTATGTGCGGTACCATGTGTCCCTACAGGCCTGAGCTGCCCGCAGAATAGCATGAGCCATGAGTTGTTATAAAGTAGGGTTGTCTCACCACTTAAAGCTATCTCCAGTGATCATACCCACCAAATCCCTCTGTGTAAACAAAGCACATCATGTTTCTTCTAACAAATTACTTACTGACATAGCTCACAGTCTTGGAGAATACCTACATACTACTAAACTTTTGAGGTTTAGGATGTTTGCCTTTTCTGTAATTCCAACAAAGTAGATATTAGGCTAAATGGGCATAAACCATGgtatgtcctaaaaaaaaatacatgacatGTACAAAAATATCAGTGATGATGGGTACCTGCCAAGCTCAGTAGTAAGAGTGATGGAATCTGCCAGAACAGATTAAGTTGAGAGGAACGCGCTGCCGTCTCAGCTATGCCAAGTTCCCCATTAGTTGAGCAGCGAATCTGGGATCTATTCAACAAGGGCAGAGATGGCCTGAGAACAGCCCAAGAAGAGAAGATGTCACATCGGGCTATTCCCAAACACTACTGAATGTCCACATTTACAAGCACCTTAGGTAGCGCGGGATCGAATTTCGAAACCTTGTGGAAGTTTATCACCTTTTTACAAACTTGGCCCTTGTAATGTTCTAACCCTAAGTTAATAAATGTGCACACGctgaatgtatattattattattattcttagttGTATAGCCCTTGTCATGTCACGTGTTTCTAATTATGGCCAGATATGCGTAGACAAGCATTAATATGTCTTTGGCatgtttttaggtgcaagcaaCGGCAGGCTAAGGAAGATAAGCCAGGGTTCCAGTTTCCAGACACTTCCAACTCTCACAGCCCAGCAAAATGGAGCGATCAACACAGGAGCTCTTCCTCAACTTCATGATTGTCTTAATCACCGTTCTGCTTATGTGGGTCCTAGTGAAATCCTATCAAAGCTAATGGACAAACGCTACCATGGATGAAATCTGGTGTAATTGTCTCAGCAGAAATCCGGGACAAATCCCTGTCTGTGTGTAGTAACAACAAAGCGCTATGTTCTATGGCTAAGAGCATTGCGTTGCCAGCATCACTTTACAATGATATCAGTGCTCTGTGGATTTACTGCACTGTGCATGCGAAAGAATGAGTGTCCCTGCCATTTAAACAGAGAAGAATTGTTTAGTCTGCTAGTGAAACTgagcaaataaaaacagattacTTTTATGTCTATGTGAATGGTTGCTGAAAAATGGTTTGATTAAAAATCAAATCCCACAATATCAGTCACCATCTAAATGAATAAAGATGACaaccaaatctgaatattttgaTACAGTTATTTCTATAATacagatttcttttattacacAACCACACATATGGATCTGCTTGTTTGAatggatacatatatatatatattttttttataatagatataataatatataatatattattaatatatagtatatacactcTTGCAATGTTTTTGTACTCAACTTCCAAACAGTTCTCCAGCAGATATTTGGCCCAGGGTGCAGCTCAactctaaatattaaaaatgaagcaCTCACAAAATTAGCAATTTTACAAATCAATGTTTTAGTTCCCACAATGGAGACACTACTAATGTGAAATAACACACTATTTATGCATGACATGAGCATTCTCACTTGAACCTATTTAGTGAATGAAGAGACGAGTGAATGTCAAATTCCATTTCTTGCAATACATTTTGGAATTTGGGATTTTAACATTTCAGCAAATAAATGCTAATATTACTGGAACAACATATTTACACAGAACATGTATTTTGTAGAAAGggcatattaataaatgtaaagtggtgttttataaaaaatattagttttacATGTATTATTGTCTGGGCCGGCTGCCTTCTATAATATACAGTTTTCTGGCAGGCCAAAAGTGTCACATAGGCCCCAGCAGTAATTTGGGGGAAGACTCCAACGTTTCTTGTCACACGAATGGACCTTTTCATGTTTGAACAGTGAGATCGACTTCAGGTATGAAATGAGTATACAAATCAGTCCAAATAATCATGTGTGAGGCCACCTG
This sequence is a window from Spea bombifrons isolate aSpeBom1 chromosome 2, aSpeBom1.2.pri, whole genome shotgun sequence. Protein-coding genes within it:
- the LOC128475381 gene encoding sarcolipin-like; this encodes MERSTQELFLNFMIVLITVLLMWVLVKSYQS